A genomic region of Methanobacterium sp. SMA-27 contains the following coding sequences:
- the mmp10 gene encoding methyl coenzyme M reductase-arginine methyltransferase Mmp10 (Mmp10 (methanogenesis marker protein 10) is a cobalamin-requiring radical SAM methyltransferase that creates the methylarginine modification to methyl coenzyme M reductase.) — protein MEIFTDVGGRTGIDCGGYCEFCFYKNVNFNNLEPIGCMKCPPNQIGCNYCQNFIDRVSTKFKPLSQVLEDIRIKFYENITDSFDKYNFRIIVGGGADIFSYPYLYELISILKQSSLILNLGYTSGKPIKDEYLPKKLISLGVDEVGFSVFSTNLEIRKRWMNDQNPDASIKGLKMFCENIDLHASAVIIPGINDMDEIFETCIDLEKWGVKSLALRRFANFKNQGLILNNNPVIEGINPHSYEEFKDIVKKINNEFSFNVIGYPFYDPENDSPFTISKKDNLHYLKDLKRIESEATIITSKLTEPFLKKIFGIIDKANFVNIIGVDKEIADLITHEDLNSINLNKLKSKVIIPGGAFVHNNYSKKILTKDGKNRSIIRGPYVLTYPYYEGVHLTDKEELIKFELNSFNALIDTINS, from the coding sequence ATGGAAATATTTACCGATGTTGGCGGAAGAACAGGTATTGATTGTGGTGGTTATTGTGAATTCTGTTTTTATAAAAATGTTAATTTTAATAATTTAGAACCAATAGGATGTATGAAATGTCCTCCAAACCAAATTGGCTGTAATTATTGCCAAAATTTTATTGATAGAGTATCCACAAAATTTAAACCTCTTTCTCAAGTCTTAGAAGATATAAGAATAAAATTTTATGAAAATATTACGGACTCATTTGATAAATATAATTTTAGGATTATTGTTGGTGGGGGAGCAGATATATTTAGTTATCCCTATTTGTATGAGCTTATTTCAATTTTAAAGCAATCTTCATTAATATTAAATTTAGGTTATACCAGTGGTAAACCTATTAAAGATGAATATTTGCCAAAGAAATTAATTTCTCTGGGAGTAGATGAAGTGGGCTTTTCAGTATTTTCTACCAATCTTGAGATAAGAAAAAGATGGATGAATGATCAAAATCCTGATGCGTCAATTAAGGGATTAAAAATGTTTTGTGAAAATATTGATCTTCATGCTTCAGCTGTAATAATTCCTGGAATTAATGATATGGATGAGATTTTTGAAACATGTATTGATCTGGAAAAATGGGGTGTAAAATCTTTAGCTTTGAGAAGATTCGCTAATTTTAAAAATCAAGGGTTGATATTAAACAATAATCCCGTAATAGAGGGTATAAACCCTCATTCCTATGAGGAATTCAAGGATATAGTTAAAAAAATAAATAATGAATTTTCTTTTAATGTGATAGGATATCCTTTCTATGACCCTGAAAATGATAGCCCTTTTACAATTTCAAAAAAAGATAATCTACATTATCTTAAAGATTTAAAGAGAATTGAATCGGAAGCCACCATCATAACAAGTAAATTAACAGAACCGTTTTTAAAGAAAATATTTGGAATAATTGACAAAGCTAATTTTGTTAATATAATTGGTGTGGATAAAGAAATCGCTGATTTAATCACTCATGAAGATTTAAATTCTATAAATCTCAATAAATTGAAAAGCAAAGTTATTATCCCTGGAGGAGCTTTTGTACATAATAATTATTCTAAAAAAATTTTAACTAAAGATGGTAAAAATAGATCAATTATAAGGGGTCCCTATGTACTTACTTATCCTTAT
- a CDS encoding DUF4350 domain-containing protein — protein MSRNLKFNFAAKKYKILLILFLVIPILFFSSLHIASAQPNNNKILFDESSSNWGKFNNIHSIGTYGSSGFANLLQNYGYSTTVYKDKPITPELLKDYGVLVIMDQTRNYTDDEINAIKDFVNNGGGLFIIGSTWGNTDGDQNYSYNKIARSFGVSYANNEILVNDKDYVFFSPMIEIKDIRPSPITNNVTNFIYMMGTYLKDPGSSTVVAYTDSYTWADKGHPAADGTTTSNYQKDTDETSGPFPVVSQMQYGNGKVVFMAAAYTYINAVIYRSDEWKLGLNSVNWLANNPNPTTYKPSG, from the coding sequence ATGAGTCGTAATCTAAAATTTAATTTTGCGGCCAAAAAATATAAAATATTACTTATTCTTTTTTTAGTAATTCCAATATTATTTTTCTCATCTTTACATATTGCCTCAGCACAACCTAATAACAATAAAATTCTATTTGATGAATCTAGCTCTAATTGGGGAAAATTCAATAACATTCATAGCATAGGTACTTACGGATCATCGGGATTTGCTAACTTATTACAGAATTATGGTTATAGCACTACAGTATATAAAGATAAACCCATTACACCCGAATTACTTAAAGATTACGGCGTTCTAGTAATTATGGATCAAACTCGTAATTACACCGATGATGAAATTAACGCAATAAAAGACTTTGTTAACAACGGTGGTGGATTATTTATAATTGGTAGCACTTGGGGAAATACTGATGGAGATCAAAACTATTCATATAATAAAATAGCTAGAAGTTTTGGAGTATCATATGCCAATAACGAAATATTAGTTAATGATAAAGATTACGTTTTTTTCTCTCCCATGATAGAAATAAAAGATATAAGACCCAGTCCAATCACTAACAATGTTACAAATTTTATTTATATGATGGGAACTTACCTAAAAGACCCTGGGTCTTCTACTGTTGTAGCATATACAGATTCTTATACTTGGGCTGACAAGGGTCATCCTGCAGCCGATGGAACAACTACTAGTAATTATCAAAAAGATACAGATGAAACAAGTGGCCCATTTCCAGTAGTTTCCCAGATGCAATATGGAAACGGAAAAGTTGTTTTTATGGCAGCAGCTTATACATACATTAATGCAGTAATATATCGATCAGATGAATGGAAATTAGGATTAAACTCAGTAAACTGGTTAGCTAACAATCCTAACCCCACTACATATAAGCCTTCAGGATAA
- a CDS encoding immune inhibitor A domain-containing protein yields MILKSLEKNCKERHLHPSIYEKMELTEALLEQNTDKKDLESKGGLDFETYEALQRRGEVHLQNLMGYKQEIKSFYGSLKNAPKSVGPCQRIDPVIGTKNAIVLLAEFKDVKHSNEANAFNDLFFNKDNKQSLRNYYLEASWNQLDINGDVNEKWYTLNDNRADYLDDPTNFHYPKAQKLVIETIEMAKDSGNIDFSTYAKNGKIEILVIVYSGIGQDTKLNINYIRPHHYHLLEPLEVQEGIFVDNS; encoded by the coding sequence TTGATATTAAAAAGCTTGGAAAAAAATTGCAAGGAAAGACACCTTCATCCATCCATTTATGAAAAAATGGAATTAACAGAAGCTCTACTTGAACAAAACACAGATAAAAAAGATCTAGAATCTAAAGGAGGATTAGATTTTGAAACTTACGAAGCCCTACAACGTAGAGGTGAAGTACATCTACAAAATTTAATGGGATATAAACAAGAAATTAAATCATTTTATGGATCTTTAAAAAATGCCCCTAAATCTGTTGGACCATGCCAGAGAATAGACCCTGTAATTGGCACTAAAAATGCAATTGTACTTTTAGCTGAATTTAAAGATGTAAAACATTCAAACGAAGCAAATGCATTTAATGATCTATTTTTTAATAAAGATAATAAGCAAAGTTTAAGAAATTATTATTTAGAAGCTTCCTGGAATCAACTAGATATAAATGGTGATGTAAATGAGAAATGGTACACTTTAAATGATAATAGGGCCGATTATTTGGATGATCCGACCAATTTTCATTATCCTAAAGCCCAAAAATTAGTTATAGAAACAATTGAGATGGCAAAAGATAGTGGGAATATTGATTTTAGTACCTATGCTAAAAATGGTAAGATTGAAATTCTTGTTATAGTTTATTCAGGTATAGGACAGGATACAAAACTTAATATAAACTACATTCGACCACATCATTATCATTTACTTGAACCATTGGAAGTTCAAGAAGGAATCTTTGTAGATAATTCCTGA
- a CDS encoding immune inhibitor A domain-containing protein yields the protein MCHEIGHILGLPDLYLDNYGPIVGSWCLMGVGCWNNEGRTPAHPSAWCKLHLGWTEPKLLDNIPQFQNIPAVIDDKTIYKVNVEGSDGNEYFLLENRQQKGFDEYLPSNGLLIWHVDETACIKQNPNFDPKHFFMTLKQSNGKNDLAENRKEIIKRAKIGDKPPKGAGGDDGDPFPGITINRTFNDCSKPNSRTYKGNKSFVEVVSISDSDELMKAQIGTILKSNSLEMQYKPEIFSETTDNELKQQIINSYFINFLLSKPKEKNSYDNGVVDGGKKCLEELIEKEYLDFYQHGHCRGYNQGYEEARKFYKKFIQEFVQE from the coding sequence ATTTGTCATGAAATAGGACATATTTTGGGACTTCCAGATCTATATTTGGACAATTATGGGCCAATAGTTGGAAGCTGGTGTTTAATGGGTGTAGGTTGCTGGAATAATGAAGGCAGGACACCTGCACATCCCAGTGCATGGTGTAAATTACATTTAGGTTGGACTGAACCTAAATTATTAGATAATATACCTCAATTTCAAAATATACCTGCTGTTATTGATGATAAAACCATCTATAAAGTAAATGTGGAAGGTTCTGATGGAAATGAATATTTTCTTTTGGAAAACCGTCAGCAGAAAGGATTTGATGAATATTTACCAAGCAATGGATTGTTAATCTGGCATGTTGATGAAACAGCGTGTATAAAACAGAATCCAAATTTTGACCCAAAACATTTTTTCATGACCCTTAAACAGTCTAACGGAAAGAATGATTTAGCAGAGAATAGAAAAGAGATTATTAAAAGAGCAAAAATAGGTGATAAACCACCTAAAGGTGCAGGTGGTGATGATGGTGATCCTTTCCCTGGAATAACCATTAATAGAACATTTAATGATTGTTCGAAACCTAATAGTCGAACTTATAAAGGTAATAAATCTTTTGTGGAAGTTGTTTCTATAAGTGACTCTGATGAATTAATGAAAGCTCAAATTGGAACCATTTTAAAATCTAATAGCCTAGAAATGCAATATAAGCCAGAAATTTTTTCTGAAACGACTGATAATGAATTAAAACAGCAAATAATAAATTCATATTTCATTAATTTTCTGTTATCTAAACCAAAGGAAAAAAATTCTTATGATAATGGAGTAGTAGATGGCGGAAAAAAATGTTTAGAGGAATTAATAGAAAAGGAATATCTAGATTTCTATCAACATGGACATTGTCGAGGATACAATCAGGGTTATGAAGAAGCCAGAAAATTTTATAAAAAGTTTATCCAAGAGTTTGTCCAAGAATAA
- a CDS encoding serine/threonine-protein kinase: protein MLIFSALVFSGLLYTSRREKNRKIKPIKTIKNWKYKGLIGINGFFAILAAAIFIPINFYLYDFSQYTIYDPNLGYTLLITGTFFLFFMIVILFNLITRQRLLATYSYFNMAIALLFIGATVILEDIFGFPTMQIFTLAGLILLIPLATNLWIRRGYGQDLIIEGKEFNRLKKVSSNALPFELQPFYTDASYIGEGGFGIVFKAINMKGNEVAIKIPKSFDKRAERSFITEVSNWSHLDHPHIVKLKGYKILPIPYIETEFCEGVLEKGMRTLDEAVSIIYDIAKALEYSHNKNIIHGDVKLSNILIKNGVYKISDWGLSKLKIEESVTLSGATPSYCAPEQISMEYGKADERTDIYQLGNVFYELLTGRLPFEGNLSQIYSSILTTQPVSPAEINSNAKPVNDIVMKCLAKNKDHRYSTMSELIKELEKFRSPDETIRFENH from the coding sequence ATGCTTATATTCAGTGCACTTGTATTTTCAGGATTACTCTATACGTCTAGAAGAGAAAAAAATAGGAAAATAAAACCCATAAAAACTATTAAAAATTGGAAATATAAAGGTTTAATAGGAATAAATGGATTTTTCGCAATTTTAGCAGCAGCAATATTTATACCTATTAATTTTTATCTCTATGACTTTAGTCAATATACAATATATGATCCCAACTTAGGATACACATTATTAATAACTGGAACATTTTTCCTTTTCTTTATGATAGTAATATTATTCAATCTCATTACCAGGCAGAGATTATTAGCAACTTATTCATACTTTAATATGGCCATAGCTCTTCTATTTATCGGTGCAACAGTAATTTTAGAAGATATATTTGGCTTTCCCACAATGCAAATATTTACTTTAGCCGGTCTAATTCTTCTAATTCCTCTTGCAACTAATTTATGGATCCGTAGAGGTTATGGTCAAGATCTAATTATTGAAGGTAAAGAATTTAATCGTCTAAAAAAAGTATCTTCCAACGCATTACCTTTTGAATTGCAGCCATTTTATACTGATGCTTCTTATATTGGAGAAGGTGGATTTGGAATAGTTTTTAAAGCTATCAATATGAAAGGTAATGAAGTGGCCATTAAGATACCAAAAAGTTTTGATAAAAGAGCTGAGAGGAGTTTTATTACTGAAGTTTCCAATTGGAGCCATTTAGATCATCCCCACATTGTGAAACTTAAGGGATATAAGATTCTTCCAATCCCATACATTGAAACTGAGTTTTGTGAGGGGGTACTTGAAAAGGGAATGAGAACTCTAGATGAAGCTGTTTCAATAATTTATGATATTGCTAAGGCTTTAGAATATTCTCATAATAAAAATATCATTCATGGAGATGTTAAATTATCTAATATACTCATAAAAAATGGAGTTTACAAAATTTCTGATTGGGGTTTAAGCAAGCTGAAAATTGAGGAATCAGTTACACTATCAGGGGCTACACCTTCATATTGTGCTCCAGAACAAATATCAATGGAATATGGTAAAGCAGATGAAAGAACTGATATATATCAATTGGGTAATGTATTTTATGAACTTTTAACAGGCAGATTACCATTTGAAGGAAATCTTTCACAGATTTACAGTTCCATATTAACAACTCAGCCAGTGAGTCCTGCAGAAATAAATTCAAATGCCAAACCAGTAAATGATATTGTTATGAAATGTTTAGCTAAGAATAAGGATCATAGATACTCTACTATGAGTGAATTGATTAAAGAATTAGAAAAATTTAGATCCCCAGATGAAACAATACGTTTTGAAAACCACTAG